A DNA window from Xanthomonas campestris pv. campestris str. ATCC 33913 contains the following coding sequences:
- a CDS encoding tryptophan halogenase family protein has product MTQARIRKVVIAGGGTAGWVAAAALAHQFRGLLEIVLVESEQIGTIGVGESTVPPIRAFHRFLQIDEQEFLRAVAGTFKLAISFEDWQGQGDRYIHPFGSTGQGTLVCAFHHFWLEAQRRGMHSGFDEYCLEAQAARADRFAVLQQPAVNYAYHLDAGLYARFLRTHAQRYGATRIEGKIQQVRQHADSGFVEALVLEDGQVVEGDLFIDCTGFRGLLIEQTLHTGYEDWSHWLPCDRAVAVQTESVEPPVPYTRAIAHAAGWRWQIPLQHRVGNGLVYARAHLSDDEASAMLLAAVQGTPRRDPMLVPFVTGRRLQTWNKNVVALGLASGFVEPLESTSIHLAIVAVMRLITLFPADGIAQPQVDLFNRISRAEAEHVRDFVILHYHATQREEALWRQCRAMELPESLQLRLRAWREGAHAWQDGDELFRVDSWTHVLLGQRVAPAQHHPLTRALPDQHLQQLLDGIRQPLQHVVTQLPTQQAFIDSYCKVDQSTWG; this is encoded by the coding sequence GTGACGCAGGCACGCATTCGCAAGGTTGTCATTGCCGGCGGTGGCACCGCCGGGTGGGTTGCCGCCGCCGCGCTGGCGCATCAGTTTCGCGGGCTGCTGGAGATCGTGCTGGTGGAATCCGAGCAGATCGGCACGATTGGCGTGGGCGAATCCACCGTGCCGCCGATCCGCGCGTTTCATCGCTTCCTGCAGATCGACGAGCAGGAATTCCTGCGTGCGGTAGCCGGCACCTTCAAGCTGGCCATCTCTTTTGAGGACTGGCAAGGCCAGGGTGATCGCTACATCCACCCGTTTGGCAGCACCGGGCAGGGCACGCTGGTGTGCGCCTTCCACCACTTCTGGCTGGAGGCGCAGCGGCGTGGCATGCACAGCGGCTTCGACGAGTACTGCCTGGAAGCGCAGGCCGCGCGTGCGGACCGCTTCGCGGTGCTGCAGCAGCCCGCGGTGAACTATGCCTACCATCTGGATGCCGGCCTGTATGCGCGCTTTCTGCGCACCCACGCGCAGCGCTATGGCGCCACCCGCATCGAGGGCAAGATCCAGCAGGTGCGCCAGCATGCCGATAGCGGCTTCGTCGAGGCGCTGGTGCTGGAAGACGGGCAAGTGGTCGAGGGCGACCTGTTCATCGATTGCACCGGTTTTCGCGGGCTGCTGATCGAGCAGACCCTGCACACCGGCTATGAAGACTGGAGCCATTGGCTGCCCTGCGACCGTGCAGTTGCGGTGCAGACCGAATCGGTGGAGCCGCCGGTGCCGTATACACGCGCGATTGCGCATGCGGCCGGCTGGCGCTGGCAGATTCCGCTGCAGCATCGCGTGGGCAACGGGCTGGTCTACGCACGGGCGCACCTCTCCGACGATGAAGCCAGCGCCATGCTGTTGGCAGCGGTGCAAGGCACGCCACGGCGCGACCCGATGCTGGTGCCGTTCGTCACCGGCCGCCGGCTGCAGACCTGGAACAAGAACGTGGTGGCGCTGGGCCTGGCGAGCGGTTTCGTGGAGCCACTGGAATCCACCAGCATCCATCTGGCGATCGTGGCGGTGATGCGCCTGATCACGCTGTTCCCCGCCGATGGCATCGCGCAACCGCAGGTGGACCTGTTCAACCGCATCAGCCGCGCCGAAGCCGAGCACGTGCGCGATTTCGTGATCCTGCATTACCACGCCACCCAGCGCGAGGAGGCGCTGTGGCGGCAATGCCGCGCGATGGAATTGCCGGAATCGCTGCAGCTGCGCCTGCGTGCATGGCGCGAGGGCGCCCATGCTTGGCAGGATGGCGACGAACTGTTCCGTGTCGATTCCTGGACGCATGTGCTGCTCGGCCAGCGCGTTGCGCCCGCGCAGCATCATCCGTTGACGCGCGCCTTGCCCGACCAGCATCTGCAGCAGTTGCTGGATGGCATCCGCCAGCCACTGCAGCACGTGGTGACACAGCTGCCGACCCAGCAGGCGTTTATCGACAGCTACTGCAAGGTGGATCAAAGCACCTGGGGCTGA
- a CDS encoding cupin-like domain-containing protein — MTTPFDAMAPIAERSDCTADALPLAALCAAAQPVVLRGVARDWQLVQAGQRGDAEAMAVLRRFDRAQPLQYSYGGPEIAGRPFYTDDVTDLNFEVRRGSLGSVLEAIEAHRNDAQPPTYYLASLPVDDYLPGLRAGNDLDMRASGSNVQPSIWIGNRVVASCHYDVPNNLACCAVGQRRFTLFPPEQIANLYPGPLEPTPGGQVVSMVDLAAPDLQRYPRFAQALPHARTAVLQPGNAVFIPSMWWHHVMALQPFNVLVNYWWGSMPAHVPAPMPALYHALWSIRDRPAAEKAAWRAVFDYYVFGPAEQAGAHLPEAARQVLGTIDPALARQLRALLIARLNR, encoded by the coding sequence ATGACCACGCCGTTCGACGCCATGGCACCAATTGCCGAGCGCAGCGATTGCACGGCCGATGCGCTGCCGCTGGCCGCGCTCTGTGCCGCAGCGCAGCCGGTGGTGTTGCGCGGGGTGGCACGCGACTGGCAGCTGGTGCAGGCCGGCCAGCGTGGCGATGCCGAGGCAATGGCTGTGTTGCGCAGGTTCGACCGTGCGCAGCCGCTGCAATATTCGTATGGCGGCCCGGAGATTGCCGGGCGCCCGTTCTACACCGATGACGTCACCGACCTCAACTTCGAAGTGCGCCGTGGCAGCTTGGGCAGTGTGCTGGAGGCGATTGAAGCGCATCGCAACGATGCGCAGCCGCCCACCTATTACCTGGCCTCGCTGCCGGTCGATGACTACCTGCCCGGGCTGCGTGCGGGCAACGACCTGGACATGCGCGCCAGCGGCAGCAACGTGCAGCCGAGCATCTGGATCGGCAACCGCGTGGTCGCCTCGTGCCATTACGACGTGCCGAATAATCTCGCCTGCTGCGCGGTGGGGCAGCGGCGCTTCACGCTGTTTCCGCCAGAGCAGATTGCCAACCTGTATCCCGGGCCGTTGGAGCCGACGCCGGGCGGGCAGGTGGTGAGCATGGTGGACCTGGCCGCGCCCGATCTGCAGCGCTATCCGCGCTTTGCGCAGGCGTTGCCGCATGCGCGTACCGCCGTGTTGCAGCCGGGCAATGCGGTGTTCATTCCCAGCATGTGGTGGCACCACGTGATGGCGCTGCAGCCCTTCAACGTGCTGGTCAATTACTGGTGGGGCAGCATGCCCGCGCACGTGCCCGCACCGATGCCGGCGCTGTATCACGCGCTGTGGTCCATCCGCGACCGGCCCGCCGCGGAAAAAGCCGCCTGGCGCGCAGTGTTCGATTACTACGTATTCGGTCCAGCCGAGCAGGCTGGCGCACATCTGCCCGAGGCCGCGCGGCAGGTGCTGGGCACCATCGACCCGGCGCTCGCGCGGCAACTGCGCGCACTGCTGATCGCCCGGCTCAATCGCTGA
- a CDS encoding SapC family protein: MTRYAVLNNVAHHDVRVILQFGAQFGDAVGLVPAFVTEFAELQREYPLFFRKDPASGAYQAVAVLGFAHDENLFLQDQRWNASYLPGIIAKGPFLIGFQEQRIDGALVQEPVIHVDLEHPRLSRTDGEPVFLPQGGHSPYLQHIIDVLRGIRDGMDAGQPMCAAFDALGLIQPVRLDITLDANHGAHLDGLYAIDRERLASLDAHALHQLHQAGYLEGAFLMLASQHNLRRLMAEKQRRLQQATATPAAAHA, encoded by the coding sequence ATGACGCGATACGCAGTGCTCAACAATGTGGCGCATCACGATGTGCGCGTCATCCTGCAGTTCGGGGCGCAGTTTGGCGATGCGGTTGGCCTGGTGCCGGCCTTCGTCACCGAATTTGCCGAGTTGCAGCGCGAATACCCTCTGTTCTTTCGCAAGGATCCCGCCAGCGGCGCATACCAGGCTGTGGCGGTGCTGGGCTTTGCGCACGACGAGAACCTCTTCCTGCAGGACCAGCGCTGGAATGCCAGCTACCTGCCGGGAATCATTGCCAAAGGGCCATTTTTGATCGGCTTCCAGGAGCAGCGCATCGATGGCGCGCTGGTACAGGAGCCGGTGATCCATGTCGACCTGGAGCATCCGCGCCTGAGCCGCACGGACGGCGAGCCGGTGTTCTTGCCGCAGGGCGGTCATAGCCCGTATCTGCAGCACATCATCGATGTGTTGCGCGGCATCCGTGATGGCATGGATGCCGGGCAGCCGATGTGCGCGGCGTTCGATGCGCTCGGGTTGATCCAGCCGGTGCGGCTGGACATCACGCTGGACGCCAACCACGGCGCGCATCTGGACGGGCTGTATGCCATCGACCGCGAACGCCTGGCATCCCTCGACGCGCATGCACTGCATCAGCTGCATCAGGCCGGTTACCTGGAAGGTGCCTTCCTGATGCTGGCCTCGCAGCACAATCTGCGCCGCTTGATGGCTGAAAAACAGCGTCGTCTGCAGCAGGCCACTGCCACACCTGCCGCCGCGCACGCGTGA
- a CDS encoding TonB-dependent receptor translates to MRRTLKSFKSKAMFTFVGGLLVINPAFAQDTTPQAPPPQSSSDAATTLDTVNVTGIRSSLDQSMGIKRDAAGVVDAISAEDIGKFPDTNLAESLQRITGISIERRDGEGAQVTARGFGPQFNTVTLNGRLIPGADAFGAPGQTPIGGVDVGTRAFNFAQLASEAITGIEVYKTSRATAPSGGIGATINIQTDKPFNHSGVVANAGAKMVSDRSQPFGDSLTPEVSGIFSYTNPDKTFGIGLSASYQKRHGGSVQATENTWNIQRWTGTDPALRPDAVVTNAPAIGQLYGMPNDLRYAFADFQRERMNGQAVMQFAPTDSLTLTLDYTYSSNEIREERGEQGIWLQRANSFTDLTFDTGQAVATPVYLRDVPSGAKDFGMEQQRNEQKYTLGSLGFNADWQVSDRFQLSFDAHNSKTKSLPNDPVTGGSATYFSLAGTNNCASGPLCGGQWGQELWFNNSLPIGARTWYPTAADSLAGTNGVVNPDFTAGNLGSQVLRIYYQSQVNEIKEGRVDGTFDFDDGRFQFGVSSANTKMNRLTSDTNSTLGDWSVANAGNEPGMVALLQPVSITGMFKDFNANGAAPSAWRGDADQLALWGGSQYGATTRYNPQYSADNQVEEKTRAAYVQLELQGDIAGMTTNTRLGLRYERTDVESVSQVATPTGLLWQSNNDFQLVRSAELQPFSEKTSYNYILPNLDFSIDITDQLKGRASFGQTIARAPYNNLIAGPTPNTPNGSILINPSNRAGGDSQNPQLDPLESDNLDLALEWYFADASYVSATFWNKRVSNFIGNTVSRESLYGLTDPTSGPDAQAALAFLQSGACAAQVGASGNDVAAACSANDTSLFAAMALLRNAAATGGLGAYNGSSAQSLALENAYDITGNSSDPLYQFDVSRPINQNKANIHGWELGGQYFFGSSGFGIYANYTIVEGDVGFDNTVIDRDQFALLGLSDTANAMLMYEKYGFSARLAWNWRDEYLIAANQDNSNRNPYYVEAYQQWDLSVSYAFSKQLSIGFEAINLTGEDVRWHGRSDKQIIRLIDQQPRYTLGVRYAF, encoded by the coding sequence ATGCGTCGTACGTTGAAGAGCTTCAAGTCGAAGGCCATGTTCACCTTCGTTGGCGGTTTGCTGGTCATCAATCCCGCCTTTGCGCAGGACACGACGCCGCAAGCACCGCCGCCACAGTCCAGCAGCGACGCTGCTACCACGCTCGACACCGTCAACGTCACCGGCATCCGCAGCAGCCTGGACCAGTCGATGGGCATCAAGCGCGACGCCGCCGGCGTGGTGGATGCGATCAGCGCTGAAGACATCGGCAAATTCCCGGATACCAATCTGGCCGAGTCGCTGCAACGCATCACCGGTATCTCGATCGAACGCCGCGATGGCGAGGGCGCGCAGGTCACCGCGCGTGGCTTCGGCCCGCAGTTCAATACGGTCACGCTCAACGGGCGCTTGATCCCGGGTGCGGACGCCTTCGGCGCACCGGGCCAAACGCCAATCGGCGGCGTAGACGTGGGCACGCGCGCGTTCAACTTCGCGCAGCTGGCCTCTGAAGCGATCACCGGCATCGAGGTCTACAAGACCAGCCGCGCCACGGCGCCCAGCGGCGGCATCGGCGCCACCATCAATATCCAGACCGACAAGCCGTTCAACCATTCCGGCGTGGTGGCCAATGCCGGCGCCAAGATGGTGTCTGACCGCTCGCAGCCATTCGGCGATTCGCTCACCCCCGAAGTGTCGGGCATCTTCAGCTACACCAACCCCGACAAGACCTTCGGTATCGGCCTGAGCGCCAGCTACCAGAAGCGCCATGGCGGCTCGGTGCAGGCCACCGAAAACACCTGGAATATCCAGCGCTGGACCGGCACCGATCCCGCGCTGCGTCCGGATGCGGTGGTGACCAACGCACCGGCGATCGGCCAGCTGTACGGCATGCCCAATGACCTCCGCTACGCGTTCGCCGACTTCCAGCGCGAGCGCATGAATGGCCAGGCGGTGATGCAGTTTGCGCCCACCGATAGCCTGACCTTGACCCTGGACTACACCTATTCGTCCAATGAAATCCGCGAGGAGCGTGGCGAGCAGGGCATCTGGCTGCAGCGCGCCAACAGCTTCACCGACCTGACCTTCGATACCGGCCAGGCCGTGGCCACGCCGGTGTATCTGCGCGATGTGCCCAGTGGTGCCAAGGACTTCGGCATGGAGCAGCAGCGCAACGAGCAGAAGTACACGCTCGGCTCGCTCGGCTTCAACGCGGACTGGCAGGTGAGCGACCGCTTCCAGCTGAGTTTCGATGCGCACAACTCCAAGACCAAGAGCCTGCCCAACGACCCGGTCACCGGCGGCAGCGCCACCTATTTCAGCCTTGCCGGCACCAACAACTGCGCCAGCGGCCCGCTGTGCGGCGGGCAGTGGGGCCAGGAGTTGTGGTTCAACAATTCGCTGCCGATCGGCGCACGCACCTGGTACCCCACCGCGGCCGATTCGCTGGCCGGCACCAATGGCGTGGTCAACCCGGACTTCACCGCGGGCAACCTGGGCTCGCAGGTGTTGCGCATCTACTACCAATCGCAGGTGAACGAGATCAAGGAAGGGCGTGTGGACGGCACGTTCGACTTCGACGACGGCCGCTTCCAGTTCGGCGTGAGCTCGGCCAATACCAAGATGAACCGGCTCACCAGCGACACCAACTCCACGCTCGGTGACTGGAGCGTGGCCAATGCCGGCAATGAGCCGGGCATGGTGGCGTTGCTGCAGCCGGTCAGCATCACCGGCATGTTCAAGGACTTCAATGCCAATGGCGCGGCGCCCAGCGCCTGGCGTGGCGATGCCGACCAACTCGCGTTGTGGGGTGGCAGCCAGTACGGCGCCACCACGCGCTACAACCCGCAATACAGCGCCGATAACCAGGTGGAAGAGAAGACCCGCGCGGCGTACGTGCAGCTGGAATTGCAGGGCGATATCGCCGGCATGACCACCAATACGCGGCTGGGCCTGCGCTACGAGCGCACCGATGTGGAATCGGTGTCGCAGGTGGCCACGCCAACCGGTTTGCTGTGGCAGTCCAACAACGACTTCCAGCTGGTCCGTTCGGCAGAGCTGCAGCCCTTCAGTGAAAAGACCAGCTACAACTACATCCTGCCCAATCTCGATTTCAGCATCGACATCACCGACCAGCTGAAGGGGCGTGCCTCGTTCGGCCAGACCATTGCGCGCGCACCCTACAACAACCTGATTGCCGGGCCCACGCCCAACACGCCCAACGGTTCGATCCTGATCAACCCCTCCAACCGTGCCGGTGGCGACTCGCAGAACCCGCAGCTCGATCCGCTGGAATCGGACAACCTCGACCTGGCGCTGGAGTGGTACTTCGCCGACGCCAGCTATGTGTCGGCCACGTTCTGGAACAAGCGCGTCAGCAACTTCATCGGCAACACGGTGTCGCGCGAATCGCTGTACGGGCTCACCGACCCTACCTCCGGGCCGGATGCGCAGGCGGCGTTGGCCTTCCTGCAAAGCGGTGCCTGCGCAGCCCAGGTGGGTGCGTCCGGCAATGACGTTGCCGCGGCGTGTTCGGCCAACGACACCTCGCTGTTCGCGGCCATGGCGTTGTTGCGCAACGCCGCAGCCACCGGCGGCCTGGGTGCCTACAACGGGAGCTCCGCGCAGAGCCTGGCGCTGGAGAACGCTTACGACATCACCGGCAACAGTAGCGACCCGCTGTATCAGTTCGATGTCTCGCGGCCGATCAACCAGAACAAGGCCAATATTCATGGCTGGGAACTGGGAGGGCAGTACTTCTTCGGCAGCAGCGGCTTCGGCATCTACGCCAACTACACCATCGTGGAAGGCGATGTCGGCTTCGACAACACCGTGATCGACCGCGACCAGTTCGCCTTGCTGGGCTTGAGCGACACCGCCAATGCCATGCTGATGTACGAAAAGTACGGCTTCAGCGCGCGTCTGGCATGGAACTGGCGCGACGAGTATCTGATCGCCGCCAACCAGGACAATTCCAACCGCAACCCGTACTACGTCGAGGCGTACCAGCAGTGGGACCTCAGTGTCAGCTACGCCTTCAGCAAGCAGCTGTCGATCGGCTTTGAAGCCATCAACCTGACGGGCGAGGACGTGCGCTGGCACGGGCGATCGGACAAGCAGATCATCCGCCTGATCGACCAGCAACCGCGCTATACGCTGGGCGTGCGCTACGCGTTCTAA